The following is a genomic window from Neodiprion lecontei isolate iyNeoLeco1 chromosome 4, iyNeoLeco1.1, whole genome shotgun sequence.
CCCTGCAGGCTTTCGAAACGCCGCCATGTTGTGAAATGGTTTTATTGATTCTCGAAATTTCTAGAAAACTAGTTCTAACCGACAATATTTACCTCGGGAGGGCTCCCTTATTAAATTATCGAATAAACTATTATCTATTCCTGTAATCGACGTCATGCCAACCGAATAAAACACCCTCTCGACCTCTCGAGACGCTTCGAATTCCCAAGCGGCTTGATGCGGCTCATGCTCGTAATCGTGTAACACGAGAGTACGAAAATGTTTTCTCTACTGATAAATCTGGCTTCTTATCAGCAGCCCCTCGTTATTCGATTGCTCGCTCTCAGTGTCTACCCTGGATAATTTACGGcgccataaaaaaaaatactgccCTTTGTCGATACATCAATCGCCATTCGCACTTCCGGCGTATTATGACTTGCCATTATTTTCCTTCCCCATGACCACGTTTTGAATACCACGAGTTCAATAAACCAGTcacattttttcgtaattcgaaTATCTAGCTCATTCATATCGCGGCTCGAAACGTCATGTTCAtaaccaagaatttttttttacgttttactTGATATTTACGAATTCTTGCTGTCCTTGTTTATTCTCAGGGTGACACCTCCGCCGGTGATGTGGGCGCAAAGAAGTAACGTAGTGTACGTTACTATATGTCTGGAGGACTGTAAAGATCCCACAATCAAAGTTGAGCccgataaaatatatttctatgGTATTGGCGGCACTGAACGTAAGGCGCACGAGGTAACAATCAATTTGTACAAAGAAATCGACCCAGAAAAGACAATCCAAACTCCAAAGGGCAGGAATTTCGAATTGGTCCTTACAAAAAAGACTCTTGGACCATACTGGCCGCACCTGACGAAAGACAAACAAAAGTATCACTGGCTGAAAAGTGACTTCAACAAATGGCAAGATGAAGACGATAGCGAAGATGAAGCATCCTTCGGCGGTGGTGGTGGCGGAAACCGTGACTTGGAAGAGGTAACATTGATTGATCTGcttaattaattcattttcatgAAAAGAGTCGTAATGTTTAGTCTTTTCacatgaaaattgataaactgTACACGAGGGTGGTTTGTGGAAAACAATTGTGTATTTTTCCATCCTTCAAATATGTCGTTTCAActgtattttaaaaatttcacaacccACTAGATTCCATAAATCTCTTTCTAAATTATCCCATGatacaacaaaataaaatagaatgtttttcaaatttataagtGTGCATTAACTGAGCATAGAGTATAAGTTTGTCGATTCTCTTTGTGAATGATATTGATGGCGGAGTATAATCTTTGGCATTGTGATGACCAGTCAGGCGTCAAACAACAAATTTCATCCAAGAAAGCAGCTTTAAACTAAGATTCTCTCAGAAGTAAATAGTACTTTATGTGGCATGCCCGTAAAGTTGGTGTTTTTACGGCAAGGATAATGAACGAGTAAATTTCATTACAAGGTAAAAGCTAGCCAAAAGCGAGTAATGAAATCATTATACGAGCCAAAAGTACTTTACGGGTGCACCCCGCACAATGTTTTTTGCTGGCAAAACATGATAAGTCCCTTTGCCGTCTGTTGAAATCTACACCTCGGATCGTGCAACAGAAGTCGGAACTGCTGTATAAAGTCTATATGCCAGTTCTGAGATGCACACTTAGAACTGGGGATCGAAACTGCCGTATAAAGTCTTTGTATTCTATTCTGAGGTTAGCGGTACAAAGTGACACTTTACAGATCGAAAACAGGCGTCAAAAAGTGACTTTTTCATGCCTGTGTTAAAAAAACGAGTATATATGTGATATTCTTTATCTACAATTGTCGGTAGCTATTTAAATAGAAGAAACTTTGATTTATAGCTTCATATTCTTAAAATAATCGGTATCTCgtttaaacaatttaattAAATGTATTTTGAGATTTCACGTGAACTTAACGCTATTGTATGTAACAAAGAAATGTTTCAAGCTTCAGGATTTTTAACTCAATAAGAGTTCAATatatcttttttgtttcatttacaTACGCTTAATGTTGAGCATACTGCATTGCCGAATGACAAAAAGCATAATATAATCCGTCGAACTtaccataaaaaataatgtaatagtaTATTGCGATACGAGTGCGTGAAGTTGGCGATACCTGACGAGCGTGAAGTTTGTTGCTCGAGCCGAAGGCGAGTGCAGCAATGAAACCCGTATTTATGACACATGataatttttgcaacaccTGTAATGGGAAGTTCGACTTGAGACAATCGTAAACGTGGTCTAATGTTAATGTAGATGTGTTACTGCAACACAGCCGACGAAACTGTAGTCACGAGTCGATTGCGTCAAATGGCACTAGTTGTACTAGTTTAGCTCAGAAAActgttagaaaaatacgagttCCTAACAGTTGTGTGATATTTCCCAACAGTTTCTGAACTGTGAGGAATGGGGTACTTCGCACATCCGCCACAGTGCACAAAGTCAAACTTCCCATGCAGGTGTTACAAAAACATCTTTTCATTCGCGTTTGGATACAGTTATAGTATTTCGTTATTAAATCTTATTGGCAAAGTACCCACTGTAAAGTTACACCTTAAAacttatttcatattttttaccttTAAAAGGCCTACCCGGCTCTTTTAGGAGTCAGCAGATAACTCGGAACCTCCACCTGATGTGTTGactatttatatacataaatcatacctctaaataatattgaatttcaaggACAAAATGCCAGCCCTctaaaagttaaaaattatttttgccaGAGTTGAAGTTTTGCAAAGTTTCTCATTGAGCGCTCTAATACAGAaagttcatatttttttttgcttcttcatTTTACAGATGATGCGCCAAATGGGAGGTTTGGGTGGTTCTGGAGACCGCAAGCCAAGTTTTGACGATTTAGATGACATGGGAGATGACGCCGATGGTCCAGACAGTGATGACGATGATATGCCAGATTTGGaatgaaattgtttgaaaaaaatcaacttacCCTCTCGGAAAGAATTGTGAGCTAAAACAGGTGTTCTTTACAGGCGGAAACTTTCGCATGGCCGTCttgtttaggaaaaaaaaaaaaattccattgcGAATgctttttgcaattttagaatCAATGGCCAACAACGTAATACCTAACTTTTAGCTAAGCGCGGTGCGCGAAAGACCGAAAActtgaaaagaagaaaaaatatataataacatcttataaaaaaaaaataatgttgcTGGTAAACGACGAGCAGCCGTACAGTTTTCGACCTCCCCCACCACTACCCATCCCTTAGTCTTTAGCTCGTAAACTAAGTTATAATGcaaaagctttttttttaacaatgaatgaattaaatgtgtaaaatattaAGAAGGATATAAAGAAAACcaataaatggaaaaaaaaacagtctgtttatttgataaaaactGTCGAGGCTAGATCTCCACATGTGTGAAATGCCTGCTCACACTACgttaagaaaaagaaaactggtACATGAACGATTTATTTGATTATTCACATAAGTGAATAACAAGGAAGTTGTTTTCTTGTATATGTAAAAAATAGTTTACACCAAAGCAGGTTATGAAGTACTTACGTAACCATTTCATCGATATTAAAAACTTCCAACAACATTGCGTACAATAGAAGATAAATTGCTGTACCAACGACCACTGCCTAAAAttcaatgtataaaatttgtaacaaaatattcaatatagaactgtaataaattcatttacaGAGATGAGTTTCATGGCAGGTGTCATAACTGATTTCAGAGCTATAAATGTATTTTGTAAACCTTAAACTCACACTGATTATACCTTGACTTTAATTATGATTACAATGATGAGTTTCACAGCCTGACGCAGTATGTTTGCGTGAATAATTATacttaaaatattataatagttttttttttttttattaactaAACCATGTTTAGCCTACAATGCTAGATGCGCCTCGCAATGCTAAATATCCAGCTGTGATGTCCATTGGTAGACTTCGTACAGTTGCATATTCTTCAGCGGTAGCGAAATGCAACTTTGTCTGTGGATCTGTGTATCTTgactgaaaataaatataacaaagGTTTATATAGAATATAGAGTGCACGAATCTAATTGATAAAACTAATCATTCAACCTACTAGGTAACGAATACTTACAGGAAGGCCAGATAtgtctgaatattttttggcAGGTTTGAAACTGGGCGGTGCGTTGATTGAGCTATCTGAAAGTGATAACATATATGGTTACACACAAGTTTGAGTTTCAGTttaataattgatttgaatattataacaGAGATATATAACTTGCTGTATTTACTTACAGAGAACAACTTCCGGAGACCAAGGTAATGATCGCTCTTGAGCAAGCACCTGCTTCAGGGATCGCCAGATTCTTTTTTTACCCGAACTGCTTATGGGGCGAAATTTTTGTTGGAATGTTGGATCCTTGAAAACCGGTTGCGGTTTTTTGCTCAATTCCACAATCTCCTCATTCACCATGTTCCCAAATTTATCTGCAGATTGCAGGAAGCAGAGGTCAACTGattgatggtaaaaaaaattgcctgATTTTTGTGAGTGTGATAAGCGAATGCAAAGTACGGAATTCTTCAGACCTGATTAAACACCAAACTCAAGTTTCTGAACATTTCGGTATTGTTACCAATGACAAACGTACTTTGAACGAAAGTGAGAACTTTGCACATCTCAAAATAACAGGTTGAATTAAAggttatgtatgtatagaagTTACATGCCAAATGCATTACGGAATAAGGTTACAAATTTTCGATTCGTAGGTAAGTATACTATACCTTTATATCGGTATTATTAAGCTTGAAATGATGAATCTGGGATTGGCAATCGAATTGTATTTACCagattgtaaatttcaaatttacgcTCGCCTGTAAGAAAATGGCAATCCGTAAATTCGGTTAAATTCGTCGTTGACTGAAGACTATAAAGCCAGTTAACCTTGTGGGCTTTGGTGTGACCAGTGACAACTGAAATTCGTCGCGCGCTTGCGCCCTCTGCGGTGATCCAGCGGCAGAGTTGGGAACTTATTGCAGATCATCAGAGGGTTACCGATCACAATATGATGTTGGCTGCAATAACCTTCCGAGTGACACAGTCGTCGTAATGGTACGTCCAAGTCAATATTTAGCTTGTGCGTACTTCCGACTTATAACGTTACTGAATCGTCAGCGATTCAAGAAATGAATAATGAGaatcaatttcttccaaaattcgtagcaaaaaCGTGATTTAATTGAAGTATAGGCACCTGGGAAAAGTATGTATACATGGATGATAAATAATGATAGATCAGATGtcataatgatgcagagaccaaaaagtatatatgtatatgcggtccatgtacgctattaatatatatgatccatttacgattaatacgtgatgcatactgTAAATTCTAGAATTTTCCAGGAaacaaactagattatctacaataatacgttTATAATAGGAAAttagaataattattcatttcgaaatgggattcttttcgacacgcgctcgatgtattccacaatattaatattcgtaattattccaacaacttttcttttgctctctcgatcttgaattttcgtaggcttagaatcgaaacgctgttttagctagtcgcaagtgatgTACCTACGTTGGGTAAAGAAGCAATGTTGtctttcgaaaagtgttcgtacggaaaaaaattcagagtaactgtaacacatcacggatgcgctaattttgatggAGATGTAAtgggatgctccgtatatgagacagtattgaACGCAGTGTCTGATTTAGAGGCCTAGaaaggtgattgtcggcgatttttttttgatagggagagaaagaacgaaggtTCTAAAAACTTCTGGTGTaatttaacacacatttgaaaggtatgAGCAAAagtttttatcatccaactgtcgcaaaATGGCAGTAtcattagctgacccgttaactgaagaatatatctttagtcaacggctgaccatcgaagagCTTCGCTACTTGAGCCTGGATCGGCAGGAAAAATAGAGTGCATAattcttgtctgaaatgtagaaactaaacttatttttaattctcacATCATTTTATTATCGATGTACCAAAACAACCCAACAAACCGTGATATCATATTAATTGTCGAGCTCGAACGTacaaagtaacgatttttacaAAGAAAATTCTGAGCGAAAATGAATGTGATTTAACAGTTTTTTCGGGGTTTTTTTAGTTCATCGATGATGAAAATACATGTCgattaaaagtaattttagtttttacatttcagacaacAATTACGCACTCCATCTTTTCTGCCAACTCGAGATTCCAACGGCGCGCTTCAATGGTCAGCTAATAACTTCGCCGTTTGCGacaaatgatgataaaaaatttttctagtaCTGTCTAAATGTGAGTTAAAATAACAACGAAATTTTAAGAAGCTACGTTGGTTATCTCCGGatccaaaaaaaaaccgagaaTCACCGTTTCGTATTTGATTGAGTAAATAAAGAATATATGTGTACTTTTCCCGATCTTTCTTACGGCATCATCTAAAGAACCCGGTTTCCACCTTGACTCGACGtgcaagatattttttcttcattatctgattttattattcagaCCATTCTTCGTTGTTACTTGTTAATTTAGctacataattattgattgatttcagtttttaaccatttttatACGATATTAGTACAGAATAAATCATTAcaatcaactattttcatgtAAACCAATAATAAAAAGCGGATTTGGGCTGACTGTGAGCCAGCCTTTGAACTTCCCATTATTTGTGCTCGAAACTAGTATATTTCGATACAAGAGGCCGAACGAGCGTTTTGCGCACTGCGAGTCTGACTAGCAGCACGAAGCCGAGGTAGAGCCTCGACTTCATGCGGCCTTCAGACGAATATCGAACACGTGTATCAAACAGACGGCGTTGTCAATATCACccgactcggagcttcgacGCTACCGCGAGTGGACTGAAATCTGAACCTGACAACTTGAATTAAGATAAACGTTATTCCCTACTTACCTCAACCGAACAAAATCTTCCTTCGAAAGCGTCGCTATTCCGTCACTCCGCAATTTCCTCGAAGTCATTGCCGACTTTACTGCTTGATGCCATTGGAACtcgaaaaatgataaaaagacAAGaagcctgaaatatcttat
Proteins encoded in this region:
- the LOC107224338 gene encoding co-chaperone protein daf-41 isoform X2, translating into MNTPRRLNIENISRVSCAARVTPPPVMWAQRSNVVYVTICLEDCKDPTIKVEPDKIYFYGIGGTERKAHEVTINLYKEIDPEKTIQTPKGRNFELVLTKKTLGPYWPHLTKDKQKYHWLKSDFNKWQDEDDSEDEASFGGGGGGNRDLEEMMRQMGGLGGSGDRKPSFDDLDDMGDDADGPDSDDDDMPDLE
- the LOC107224338 gene encoding co-chaperone protein daf-41 isoform X1, translated to MNTPRRLNIENISRVSCAARYVSLARLFLFAGKSSYKMTQEGQVTPPPVMWAQRSNVVYVTICLEDCKDPTIKVEPDKIYFYGIGGTERKAHEVTINLYKEIDPEKTIQTPKGRNFELVLTKKTLGPYWPHLTKDKQKYHWLKSDFNKWQDEDDSEDEASFGGGGGGNRDLEEMMRQMGGLGGSGDRKPSFDDLDDMGDDADGPDSDDDDMPDLE
- the LOC107224339 gene encoding INO80 complex subunit C is translated as MVNEEIVELSKKPQPVFKDPTFQQKFRPISSSGKKRIWRSLKQVLAQERSLPWSPEVVLYSSINAPPSFKPAKKYSDISGLPSRYTDPQTKLHFATAEEYATVRSLPMDITAGYLALRGASSIVG